ATACTTCAGTGCGAGGGTGACAAGGGCCAACAACGCCAGCAGCGAGGCGACAGCGAAGGCGGCAGAGAACTGGTAGTCATTGTAAAGAATTTCCACGTACAGCGGCATCGTGTTGGTCGCTCCGCGGATATGCCCCGAAACGACCGATACCGCACCGAACTCACCCATCGCGCGCGCCGCGCACAAGACCACGCCGTAGACCAGCCCCCAGCGCACGTTCGGCAACGTCACGCGGCGAAACATCTGCCATCCGCTGGCGCCCAGCACGACGGCAGCTTCTTCCTCGTCGCGCCCGGTAACCTGCATCACCGGAATGAGTTCGCGGGCCGCGATCGGAAAGGTCACGAAGATCGTCGCCAACACGATGCCCGGCTTTGCGAAAATAATCTGGATTCCGTGATCGACGAGCCATCCACCGATGGGAGTGCGCACTCCGAGTAACAGCACGAAGATCATTCCGGAAATCACCGGCGAAACCGAGAAGGGGAGATCAATCACGGTCAGCAGCGCCTGCTTGCCGGGAAATTCAAAGCGCGTCAGCGTCCAGGCGGCCGAGAGTCCAAAAGTGACGTTGAGCGGAACCACGATGGCCGCGGTGAGTAGCGTGAGACGGATGGCGGCAGCGGCCTCCGATGACGTGATGGCTGCGAAGTATACGTGCGCACCCTTGGCGAATGCCTCGACGAATACGGCGGCGAGGGGAACGAACAGGAACAGCCCCATGAACCCGATGCTGATCGCGATCAATCCCCATTGAACCCAGGCCGGATCGGACACCGCCGGCCTGACTGGCCGATCGCTCTTCTCTCCAAGCCATCCGAAGTTTTCCAGCACGATACGTCCTATGCCGCTATCCGGCGCGTGCTCCATCGCTGGAGCAGGTTCACGCTGAACAGCAGTCCTGCCGATATCACCAGCATCAGGACCGCAACCGCCGTCGCACCCGCGTAGTCGAACTGCTCGAGTTTGCCCATGATGAGCAGGGGGAGAACTTCGGTTCGCATTGCCAGGTTTCCCGAAATGAAGACCACCGAGCCGTATTCGCCAATCGCGCGCGCATACGCCAGCGCAAAGCCGGTCAGCAGCGCCGGCACCAGTCCAGGAAAAGTCACCCGCACGAAGGTCTGGAGCCTATTGGCACCCAAGGTCGCAGCCGCTTCTTCCAGTTCCAGCTCCAGCTCTTCCAGGACGGGTTGGAGAGTTCGCACCACGAACGGCAGCCCCACGAAGGTCAGCGCCACCACGATGCCCAGGGGAGTAA
Above is a window of Candidatus Binataceae bacterium DNA encoding:
- the cysW gene encoding sulfate ABC transporter permease subunit CysW; translation: MEHAPDSGIGRIVLENFGWLGEKSDRPVRPAVSDPAWVQWGLIAISIGFMGLFLFVPLAAVFVEAFAKGAHVYFAAITSSEAAAAIRLTLLTAAIVVPLNVTFGLSAAWTLTRFEFPGKQALLTVIDLPFSVSPVISGMIFVLLLGVRTPIGGWLVDHGIQIIFAKPGIVLATIFVTFPIAARELIPVMQVTGRDEEEAAVVLGASGWQMFRRVTLPNVRWGLVYGVVLCAARAMGEFGAVSVVSGHIRGATNTMPLYVEILYNDYQFSAAFAVASLLALLALVTLALKYLVGRRIASSMRETAAAEPVEQVAA
- the cysT gene encoding sulfate ABC transporter permease subunit CysT, with protein sequence MTQGKNRVLPGFRLALGFTLVYLLVIVVAPLSTIFFKSATLTWREFWATITAPRTLAACRLSFVASLVAAVVNSVFGTVVAWTLVRYEFPAQRIIDAMVDLPFALPTSVAGITLTAIYATNGWIGRYFEPMGIRIAFTPLGIVVALTFVGLPFVVRTLQPVLEELELELEEAAATLGANRLQTFVRVTFPGLVPALLTGFALAYARAIGEYGSVVFISGNLAMRTEVLPLLIMGKLEQFDYAGATAVAVLMLVISAGLLFSVNLLQRWSTRRIAA